The Oncorhynchus masou masou isolate Uvic2021 chromosome 13, UVic_Omas_1.1, whole genome shotgun sequence genomic interval TCCGAGTGGCTGAATCTGATCTACAGTGATGAAGCACAAGAGAACACCCAAGGTTGTTTCCCTTTACGACACTCTTTAAAAACACATCTGGTCCTTTCAACTGACATCACCTGGGACCTAAGTTTGTCAAAGCTCCATCCCCCGCTTCTTGTGTCCTATCATTACCTCACTCCCACTCATTCCCCCTTGTTGTGTTTCAGACTTCAGGTCTGGTTAcaaggaggtggagaaggagggcAGCTTGCCCAAACTGGAGGACCTTCAGGGGGCTGCCAAGGGGCTGATGAGGCTGCAGGATGTGTATGCCCTTCAAGTGGGGGGACTTGTGAGAGGTCACTTCCAGAGGATCACTGACGGCAACCCCATTGACATCTACAGTCCCACAGTATCTGTTCCTCTTTCTGGGGATGATTGCTTCCTGGTTGGGAAGGTAAGCCACCAATAACTCACCCATTTAATCACTGGCGGTGCCTGATTCTCCACTTgtctcctgaagtgtgcacttgcacactGTCTCGTGTGGATCTAACAATGATGGAATCTCCCTCCAGCCAAAGATTACACAAATCCCACTTGTAAAATGAACTGGTATAAGTGCTCATTCATTCCCATGTCCATCATACCTGAACGGCAATAGTACTCCACTGACTAAATAAGGGAATGTTCTAtatgtattatgtacagtatgtggctATATGAGAAGTGTGTATGATAAGGGTAATGTACAATGTATGTATTATGTTATTGTGTCATGTACAGTGTCTTTAGTATAAAGCAGTATTGTGTGTTCAATACCATTTTCCTGTTGGGGACATTAAGTTCCCAAATGTCCTGTTGGGGACATTAAGTTCATCCTATACCATGTTTTTAAATCCATGATGGGTATTGTACAAGTACACACTTCTGGAAAAGGGTGTGTACTTTCATTTTACTTAATTTCCTTTTGGCATCCGCTCACTATGGGATGTGACCAAAAGGTCATCTCTGCTCACATTGCACTCTGTAAAGTGTCAACTGGAGATGTGCTGTTGGAgtcatggagaggaggagagcatgtAACAGGAAGAGTGCTAGCCTGCTGGGCAGATGGTGCTGGGAGATCTGGCTTCCCTAATTAGCATTAGCAGAATACCATAAAACACAGTTTTGTTCTGAGCCTGTCATACTCTGTGGTTAGAGATGGAGTAAAGTCCTCTTCCTGTGTGTCAGGGGGGTTCATATAGAATGACAAGACCGGAGTGCTCTCTCAGACAAATTTGAAAAGGGTGCATGATGTGCATCCaatatggcagcctattccctatttactgcactacatttgaccagattTCTATATgtcctggtcaagagtagtgcaaaTAAAGAGAATAGGTTAACATTTGGGACACGGAAAAGTCTTCCTCGTGATGAGTCACTTCACAATGGATCCTATTGTTTATGTACAGTGGCAGTGCACAAGGGGCACTGTGTGGGAGAGACAGTGTGGAAAATCATAATCTCTGTTTATGGAAGTATAAGAATGTGGAGTATGGGCGTTTGCTTCACTTTTGTTAACACCAAGATTATCTGACTGTGAtcatgttttttttacctttatttaaccaggcaagtcagttaagaacaaattcttattttcaatgacggcctgggaacagtgggttaactgcctgttcaggggcagaacgacagattttgtaccttgtcaggtcgggggtttgaactctcaaccttgcggttactagtccaacgctctaaccactaggctacacagaTGCTCTGTTTGGGGTGTTGTGAGTCAGCATACAGTAACAGTTCTACAACTGCGCTTTTATGGTAGCTAAAGCCCAGTCGTTAAAACCAGCAGGGTAAGCTAAGGGTTAGCTTTATTTCTCACATTTCCGGGGCGCGTACAAAGCCGCAGCCACCATCAACAATCATAGTGCTACATGTACTTTACGTGGCTCTCTTCTCTTCAGCTCTAGATTGTGAGAGAATGATATTTATAATGCTTTAAAAGGTGTTTACTCTTTCCTTCCAACAGAAGTTTTGATTACAGATAAACATTTCCAAGTTCAGGAAAATAATGTGACTCAATTTGTCATTATAAAATCTTTCTGTTGTTTTCTAATGCTAACATCCTGTTGTTGTATTGCAGGTTGCCTATGAGCTGGAGGACTACTACCACTCAGTGCAGTGGCTGGAGGAGTCAGTGCGTCTGTTCCGAGGGGCAGGGGGGGAATGGAGTCCAGAGAATGAGGGAACTCTGGAAGATGCTCTGGATCACCTGGCCTTTTCTCACTTCAAGGTGTCTATTTTTCACATAGAAATACAAGTTATTCTGACTCTTTTCAAAATAGATAGACCTATTGGTTGAAAAATGTAAAGAATTAGAGAAGATGTGATTCTTTTAGCATTTTGATGAAAATTtaacttttttgttttgtttcagaCAGGAAACATTTCCTATGCACTGAGTCTCTCTCAGGAGTTGTTGAACCATGGTAAGCCTGTTCAATTAAAACATTCCACTATACTGTGGCCTGGTGTGGGCCAGCGGTCTAAACAGCTGTCTCTGGATCACACATACTATGCGAGCATGGGTTTTACTCCGATCCACTACTCCTTCCTTTCTCTTTATTCTGTCCAATAAACATAAAAATATGAAATGAGTGGGACTGCCCCACTCCATATAAAAACATCCCACTACTCTCCCACACTATATAGAGGCAGCCTGTTTTGTATGTCAGCCTACTTCCCCATATGGTAGCTGAGCCCTGAAGTACTGTATACTTACTGTGCATAATGCAGACGTGGGCCTGGACCTAACAATTCAGGCCTCTTTTAATAAAAGTAAATACATTTCCTGTAAAATGACCAGGAAACATGCTTGCTTGTTCATATTTGACCAACTGCACGCTGTGATTTGTTTCTCCAAACTCATGGTATCACATTGATGGTATTTACATGATTCCCTTCCTGAAGATCCCATGAACGGGAGAGTTTTAAAGAATGTACAGAAGTATGAGCGACTGCTAGTTGACAGTCCACCCTTACTGAGCACTGACACTGGGTTGAAGAGGCCCAACACCACCTATCTACGGACAAGGAACACCTATGAGAGACTATGTCGGACACAGGGTACTCAGGTATACTCATCTATGATATTATAATCTTGTCCACCCACCCAGCTATATGGGGTAGCAATTGAGTGATACATTTGCTAACTTTTAGAAATGCTCCAAACAGCAACAGAAATCATACTGTCCTTTTAAATGTATGCCACCATATGAGGAAAACAGTTGTGGTTTTCAAATAATGTGCAGAGACTTGGCTAAGAGTTTTAAAATACAAGTTTTGAGGATGAAAAGAAAATACTGCCTCTTTCTTTCCATGTTTCGGCTCCAATAATGGACTTCAGATGCCATTCTCTCCTCACAGCCAACGCATTATGAAAACCCCCGGCTCTTCTGTGACTATTTCAACAATGACAGTCCTGGGTTGCTACTGCAGCCAATCAGACGTGAGGTGCTGAGCCTGCAGCCTTATGTGGTCCTCTACCACAGCTTCATCACTGACTCAGAGGCAGAGAGCATCAGGGAACTCGCCCAGACAGGGGTGAGTGTCTATCTACTGCCATGGTATCAACCCTTTTACTCAGAAAAGGCCTATCTTGTGTAGTATGTATCAAACGCCTCGGATAAGAAATGCTGATCTAAGATCCAGTCCTCCCGATCCAGTCTTGTTGATTGTGATCTATAAGGCAAAACTGATCATAAATCAGCCATCCAACTCTGAGACACTTGATACATATGGCCTCAGATGTCATTGTCATAACATTGATTGAGATTACCACATTCCAAGTCAATTGAAAATGAGGAGTGTCTTTTAAATCACTTAACTGATAAAAGTATTATTAAATGTATTGCATGTCAATGGCCTATTTTATGACTCCAGTAAAGATTGTGCAGGAGAGTGACTCTACACACCGAACAGTGTTCCTTTTGGCTCTGCTGGGATAGCGGTTATTTCTGGAAATTTCCCATCGGCCATCTTTTTTTCCTTGTGGTCTGGCCGCTTAGACTGCCCCTGAACTGAGGTGCTAGTTTTTCACCCGAGTAATAGTTACACCTTAGAATATATTGGCAGGCTATGATATGATTTTTATCATATAGTAATCTTTCTATTCTTGCATGTTTGTGATCTCAGTCTCAGTTCTGTGACCTGGTTGCAATTTTGAGAATATTAACAAATATTTACAATCTGATCATACATGCCAAAAAGAGCGCAAATATGTCCATCAAGCTGGTTTGCAAGAAGAACATCTGACTGAATTGACTTTACTTTGTACGGATCCCAATCTAGGAAAAGTTGAACAATAGTGAGAGGTTTAGGGATCTCTCAAAAACCCATTGCAGGAATAGTTGATATTGTTCCAACCATTAAGCAAAGGTTAAAGTAATAAAGGATACATTACTTCCGATCCTTGGCGGAGTGCCACCGACGGTCCAAATTGTTGAGGGTAAAAACTGACTTCTCATCTCAATAGCTAATGGAAAATAATACTGTGTCTGTCCTGTGCCAGCAGCATAGAAATATCTATCATCCTAATAGTGTTTATGCTAACTCAGTTTTTCTGGCGAGATGCTGTAACCCAAATGATCTCCTAGATTGTGTGAGGTTTTGGCACTGTTCAACAGGTTTTCCACCCCTTCTTCAAATGGAAATCCCTCTACTTATTTCATTATTATGTCAACATTTGATGGCACTCTGGTGGGGTGATTAAAACCAGGCCTGGCCTGCATCTCAAATagtaccttattccctatatagtgcactacaaaagtagtgcactatatagggaataggctgccatttgggagtAACATCTGGAGTATTAGTCATTTGGAGCCTGGATCACATAGCACTCCTTGCCCTGAGCACATAGGCACATACATCATTGTCTGAGCATGGCATTTGTGTGTTCATGCTTGGCTCCAATGGTTTAGAATTAGCTGTCTAGTCCAAAGTATTTAGAGAGAGCGTAGATAGAAATGCCAGTCAAGTATTTTCGTCAGGCATGGCTTCATTGGAAAATTACTGCGGTTGCCAGTTTTAACATATTCAAAAAATTATGTTTATTTACTGAGCACTTTTGGAtgttctgttctctatcctcACATCATTAATGTCTCTCTTGTCAGACAGATCCCTGCAGTTTGATCTTAAAATGTTACTGCTGTATAAAATTGAGTATTGatagttttctttatttttgtgcCATAAGTTAAGGAGATCTGTGGTGGCATCTGGAGAGGAACAGGCTACTGCAGAGTATCGCATCAGCAAGAGGTACTACTATCAGAAACATGCCACTATTAAATGTACAGTTTACTGTTCCTCCTCATAACACTTACAGCAGTAATAAAGCATCAAGCAGAACAATGCACCCGAACAACAACCAGTgaatatactgtataacactataaaatGTTTGGGCTAATTTTATGGTGCACACAGGATTTGCAGGCCTATTAGCTATATGTAATGTATGATAGTTAAATGTGGGATAAACTTTAACCTTTGAATGGAAATTGGCTGAACACCTCTAGAACCTACAGTGTCAGTGGAAGAGGAAGTGTACGTCATTGTCTTACGTTAGGTAGCAAGACGAGTATCTGCACTTATCGGTTTAGGTCTGCACATCACGTAGGAATGACATCACCTGTCAGAAGAGCATCTGGTCGAGCTCAAACCAAGACAGTAACATGATCTGTATTATGAGAGTTTGTGGTTTGTTTTTCAGTGCATGGCTAAAGGACACAGCCCACCCTATCATTGGGAGGCTGGACCAGAGAATCACCTTGCTCACAAGTCTCAATGTGCAGCCTCCGTATGCGGAGTACCTCCAAGTGGTAAACTATGGGATTGGAGGACACTATGAACCCCATTTTGACCATGCAACGGTGAGTGGGTTTCTCTATATTTAGAACAGTATATCTTGAATAAACCCAACATTTACTACATTAATCAACACTTGATGCAATAGTGTATCCTCATTTTGTGTGTTAGTGTTGAGTGATGGGTAGTGTCCCAAACGCCATCCTATTTGCTAGTACAGGGGTTCCTAAACTTTTTCACTCAAACACACTGACAAGACAAGAGGAAAACTGATGATTCACTAcccaatttcgaaattgcaccttgtgcattctactattacaacttatTTGAGGGAAAGGTACCCGCCCCCCCTGCCGAGCGcaccccacagtttgggaaccactgccctagtacactacttttgaccagggcccatagttctctggtcaaaattagtgctctatataggggaatagggtaccatttgagacaTAGCCATAGTCTATGGCGGTAAAGTAAGGAAGGACATTATATATTTATGATTACTATTTCCTACATATAACCAGTCAGCATCAAGCCCCCTTTTTAGGCTCAACACTGGGAATCGAGTGGCAACCTTCATGATATACGTAAGTTAATaatttgttttatcttgttatCTTATTATATGTGCATGATTGTCTCATTTTGTGGTAATCCAGTAAAAGCATCTTTGGAGATAGTGTATGCTAGATTGAATGTATCAGCATAAGAATTCAGTATTATCTTATTGAAAATTGCAATGATATTTTAGTCCAATGTCAAACTTCCAGTTAAGGCGGTATGGAAAAGACTGTCTGCTTGTGAGTTTTGGACAAACTCCACACTCCGTATTCTGGCACGGATGGCTTTTTTATGACATGTGCATACAGTGGCTAGACTAGACACAACTCGGTGAGAATGTTGTCATCCTCCACAGCTCAGCTCTGTGGACGCAGGTGGGTCCACAGCCTTCATCCATGCTAACTTCAGCGTTCCTGTTCTGGAGGTAAATGAACTGCACACGTCAGCTGCTGGCTAAActtaggatgtgtcccaaatggcaccctattccctacatagtgcacgactctttcttttttttacccgGCTGtttgtcaaaagtaatgcactatatagggaatagggtgctatttgggacatatACTTAATCTTCTTCTGTTTACCCATCGAAATTGCTTCAAGCCAGAACACGTACGCTCATAAGCCTTCACTCTGTTAAAATGGCATCAAGAATAATAAGAAATTCCTTCCTCAGAAAGGTCACATCATTTCTTAAGATGTTTTGAGTAGTACTGTTGAGTAGTACTGTTCTTATGACAGTAGGCCTGTTGAGAAAAGAGgagccaaatggcacccaattccctttatagtgtactacttttgatcagggcccagtcaaaagtagtacattacatagggaatctgatgccatttgggacgcaaccacAGTGTAGTGTTTGTTTTAATAAATGAGCTGCTGTTGAAAAGACACAGGACCTCACCAGGTTTTAACCTCTCAACCTGGATTGTATTAAGGTTTCACTTCCTGCCCCATATCCATGTCAAAGATGTTGTACTTGGAGTACAGCTATGCACGTGGGATTTTAACTTACAagtatacaaaatatattttttatggaGGAATAATGTCTTAGGATTGTCAAGTAGAGGAGAAGACCATACAATTTCCAGGCATGATAGTGGCCCACACAAAATCCAGGCACGATTTAAAATGTTTCTTTCCTATGTTTTTTAGTGAAACATTTCCATTGTCTCTCGTGTTCCAGAATGCTGCCCTTTTCTGGTGGAACCTCCATCGGAACGGTCAAGGAGATGGGGACACTCTGCATGCTGGCTGCCCTGTCCTTGTTGGGGACAAATGGGGTAAGAGGCTTTAATGAGACAACCGGGAACACCACATAGTTCCTATAGAAAAGCATACAGGCACAGTGAGCAGTGTCAGATGTGGAAAGCTAAGAACCCTACGTCTATTCCAGTAGCCCCTGTCTGTCATACTGAAGTCACAGCAGGAGCCCGGGGCCACATCTGCACTGCATTAGACAGATAGTTAGGGAtgatatagagaggaggtcaggtacTGAGCACTGCTCTGGGATGCTAAATATGTGGGCCTCCATTCCACGTAATTTAACTCCATCCTGGATCCCACAGTCAGTGACAAGGCTAAAGGAAACGCACAGAGAGGGGTATTAGTCATTACTGTGAGAAGCTGCATCTAAGAGACATTTACAGgagcaagtacagtatataccttTTTACTGTATGTTTATGTATTTGAACTAAGATTATAACAAGGAAATCGGGCCCCATTTGCCATTATTGATGGCTCTATATACAAGGGACCCATTTGAATATACAACTGTTTGTCAACACTTTTAGCGGATCAGTGAGTATTTAACGACTCCTTTTTAcagacctgtatattatattTTATGTTTGTTTGACTACTGTGTGACATacaccactaacacacactctCTGTTGTCCATGCCCTGTTCCAGTGGCTAACAAATGGATCCATGAGTACGGCCAGGAGTTCCAGAGACGCTGTAGCCCCAATCCtgaggagtgagaagagagaaagcAGCTGCTGGGACCGCTTGGAGTACAAGAGCCAGTCTCCACAATGGAGCCGCGCGCACCAcgcaggcagagtgagagagggagggaatgagagagggcatgagagagCGCTAGTGGCTGGGGAGGGGAAGGCAACCAAGGAGCAGCCTGCATCTGTGATTGGAGCTTCAGGCCCAAGGGAATAAGGAGCACGGACACTGCTGGAGGGGGCTGGAATGGCAGGGGGGCTGAGTTGGTTTTGAGAAGGGGGTGGTGGGTGTGGAGGGGGCATTTGGCAATCAGCCCCAAAGGCAGAGCGGCCTCTTGCTCCAACTCCCCAGTCAGTCCCtgctggagcagagagagagaggcctctaCCCTCACACACTGGGCTGGTTTCAGTTAACTCTGCTAGGCTGTTTGCCTCCGGTGTCAGTTTGTTTGGGGGGAAAAAACGTATAATGCATCCTTTTGAAAAGTGATGCACTGAATCTGTCAGGATACTCTTCACACGGACTGATCTCATTAGCACAGCACTGATCTTTATCAGAATATTTAGTTTTAGAATAATATTTCTGGAACCATCTCACGCCTTAAGAATGTAGTTAAGAGCAGTGCTGTTATTCAGAGGAAAAGGGTTATTGTAACTGTTTCCCATTCATGCTCAGTCAGTTCAGGAAATCAAAGGAGATGAGGTCGTTGTCTCTCCCACTGAGGGGCTTGATGACATTTGGTGTGTTCTCTATTGCTCATCTCCTTGTAGCTAATGGAATGGATATGAGTCAAACCTGTTTAGTCTTCTAACTCTCATTCAGTGGCATCATGCATTAGTCATGGTCTGTAAACCAGATGATTGGAAAGTGGGAATGCATCTGCTTTAGTACTGAGTCTCTGACCTCAAATCCTGGGTGTCTAGCTGCCTACCAACCAGACAAAAGATTTGTCTGTATGTAGGTCAGAGAGTGCATGCTAGCTTTCACACCTAGTCTATGAGGGTGAGGAGTGAAATGTACTTACTATAGGAGCTGTAGGCTCCAAGGGGCTTTTCTGACAGTGCTGCTGCCTTTTGAGTGACAGGGAGTgttgaggaagggagaggggttcAACAGGGACCATATCTCTGCCTGCTGAGATGTAAGGAAGTATTCCCTCCAGTGCtcaaccccctaccactcctcccctttagacacacacacaccgatacaaACACAGGGGCCGTATACTACAGGAATGCTACATGCTCCCAACTGCATTCCTTAACAGTAGACCTTGATTGTTCCCCCTGGAGTGGATTGACAGGAGGCCCATACTTGATCAAATGCACGGAGGATGGAGGTTGTGCCTTTGGAGTTTCTCCAACCAAGAAAGAGTATTCTCTGGAATTCTCAATATTTATATGGttttaaaataaatacatgtttttgttAAAGTTATGTCTGCCTCATTACTAAGCACTTTGAACAGAACATTCACAAAAGCATATTTACTCTTTTACATTCAGCAGACTATTTATAGTTGATGTTGCACATTGAGGAAATTTAATTTCTTCTCTTGTATACTGCGTTCATTCCTGACTGGCCCAAGCATGTCATATGGAAATCAGTGTAGAGTCTGTAAATATGTTTCATGGGTGCTGAATTTCTCTTCTCGGTAGGAGCAGGGTGTAATTTCTCCAAAATAGGAAATAAACAACTTTTTACGGCCAGACTGCCTTTTGTCCAGGCACATGCCTCATATTGCAGATCCAACTCATGCACGTTGACCTGAGCTAGTACTTTTTTTTAGCTAGTAGTAAAAACTCACTTTACTTTTACGCTATAAAGACTATTTATAGTTGACGTTGCACATTGAGGAAATTGAATTTCTCCTCTCGTACACTGTGTTCATTCCTGACTGGCCCAAGCATGTCATATGGAAATCAGTGAACAATCAGTGAACAATCTGAGTCCATGTAGCTGTCTAatattccctctgttccctctgagaCATCTGGTACTGGGTGAACTAATACTACATTTGGAATCCCAGACCGCATTTGGAAAGGAGAAGGGGTCTTAATATTAAGCCGATGCAGAATTTCACAGTTGGGAGGGGTTGATTTGATGTGGGACAAAGAAATTGTAAATAGGATTGAAGTGGGCAGCTGGAGGTAATTATAATTGTAATGCAACTAAATGCC includes:
- the p4ha3 gene encoding prolyl 4-hydroxylase subunit alpha-3 isoform X1, which translates into the protein MLYYFKSIYSACVIIRVILMPLSFGEMYTSLLNVKQAINVERQLIDHLETYIKHESERLEDIKRFYAKVSDLHSEVYSGPSAAMANPLVAFTLIKRLQSEWLNLIYSDEAQENTQDFRSGYKEVEKEGSLPKLEDLQGAAKGLMRLQDVYALQVGGLVRGHFQRITDGNPIDIYSPTVSVPLSGDDCFLVGKVAYELEDYYHSVQWLEESVRLFRGAGGEWSPENEGTLEDALDHLAFSHFKTGNISYALSLSQELLNHDPMNGRVLKNVQKYERLLVDSPPLLSTDTGLKRPNTTYLRTRNTYERLCRTQGTQPTHYENPRLFCDYFNNDSPGLLLQPIRREVLSLQPYVVLYHSFITDSEAESIRELAQTGLRRSVVASGEEQATAEYRISKSAWLKDTAHPIIGRLDQRITLLTSLNVQPPYAEYLQVVNYGIGGHYEPHFDHATSASSPLFRLNTGNRVATFMIYLSSVDAGGSTAFIHANFSVPVLENAALFWWNLHRNGQGDGDTLHAGCPVLVGDKWVANKWIHEYGQEFQRRCSPNPEE
- the p4ha3 gene encoding prolyl 4-hydroxylase subunit alpha-3 isoform X2 translates to MANPLVAFTLIKRLQSEWLNLIYSDEAQENTQDFRSGYKEVEKEGSLPKLEDLQGAAKGLMRLQDVYALQVGGLVRGHFQRITDGNPIDIYSPTVSVPLSGDDCFLVGKVAYELEDYYHSVQWLEESVRLFRGAGGEWSPENEGTLEDALDHLAFSHFKTGNISYALSLSQELLNHDPMNGRVLKNVQKYERLLVDSPPLLSTDTGLKRPNTTYLRTRNTYERLCRTQGTQPTHYENPRLFCDYFNNDSPGLLLQPIRREVLSLQPYVVLYHSFITDSEAESIRELAQTGLRRSVVASGEEQATAEYRISKSAWLKDTAHPIIGRLDQRITLLTSLNVQPPYAEYLQVVNYGIGGHYEPHFDHATSASSPLFRLNTGNRVATFMIYLSSVDAGGSTAFIHANFSVPVLENAALFWWNLHRNGQGDGDTLHAGCPVLVGDKWVANKWIHEYGQEFQRRCSPNPEE